The Thunnus albacares chromosome 11, fThuAlb1.1, whole genome shotgun sequence genome contains a region encoding:
- the slc40a1 gene encoding solute carrier family 40 member 1, translated as MENSGRQRTCCESIRDFFTSAKFLIYMGHALSTWGDRMWNFAVAVFLVELYGNSLLLTAVYGLVVAGSVLLLGAIIGDWVDRNPRLKVAQTSLLVQNSCVIACGILLMVVFQFKEELVKLYDGWVLTTCYILVITIANIANLASTATSITIQRDWVVVVAGQDSSKLADMNATVRIIDQLTNILAPMLVGQIMAFGSHFIGCGFISGWNLCSMCVEYALLWKVYQKTPALAAKAGQKEEQQELKQLSPTKDPENGQSPEESSQPLMNETSVVTKADSPKQQGCCYQVSEPLRTLKAGWVAYYNQNIFFAGMSLAFLYMTVLGFDCITTGYAYTQGLNGSVLSLLMGASAVSGICGTVAFTWIRKKCGLIRTGFISGIAQLTCLIMCVVSVFAPGSPFDLTVSPFKDLYTHLIGEKTLPEADHSLTSFLTGGNATTTPAPAEEQPPLQSYLSVSLLFAGVIAARIGLWSFDLTVTQLIQENVIESERGVINGVQNSMNYLLDLLHFIMVILAPNPEAFGLLVIISVSFVAMGHIMYFRFAFKSLGSRLFLCFSPEQKVETDSPSLPTTV; from the exons ATGGAAAACTCTGGACGTCAGAGGACATGCTGTG AATCTATCCGAGACTTCTTCACTTCAGCTAAATTCCTTATTTATATGGGACATGCACTGTCAACATGG GGTGACCGAATGTGGAACTTCGCCGTGGCAGTTTTCCTGGTAGAGCTGTATGGAAACAGCCTGCTGCTCACCGCCGTGTACGGGCTGGTGGTGGCGGGCTCCGTGCTGCTTCTGGGGGCCATCATCGGGGACTGGGTGGACAGAAACCCCAGACTCAAAG TGGCTCAGACTTCGCTGCTGGTCCAGAACAGTTGCGTCATCGCGTGCGGGATCCTCCTGATGGTTGTTTTCCAGTTTAAAGAAGAGCTTGTGAAGCTTTACGATGGATGGGTTCTG accaCCTGCTACATTCTGGTGATCACCATCGCCAACATCGCCAACCTGGCCAGCACGGCTACATCCATCACCATCCAGAGGGACTGGGTGGTGGTTGTAGCGGGTCAGGACAGCAGCAAGTTGGCAG ACATGAACGCCACGGTGCGGATTATcgaccagctgaccaacatcCTGGCTCCCATGCTGGTGGGCCAGATCATGGCCTTTGGCTCCCATTTCATTGGCTGCGGCTTCATCTCCGGCTGGAACCTGTGCTCCATGTGTGTGGAGTACGCGCTGCTGTGGAAGGTCTACCAGAAGACGCCGGCGTTGGCCGCGAAAGCCGGACAaaaggaggagcagcaggagctcAAACAACTCAGCCCAACGaaag acCCGGAGAACGGCCAGAGTCCTGAGGAGTCGTCCCAGCCGCTGATGAATGAAACCTCAGTGGTGACCAAGGCCGACTCTCCCAAACAGCAAGGCTGTTGCTATCAGGTGTCTGAACCTCTTCGCACCTTGAAGGCCGGCTGGGTCGCCTACTACAACCAGAACATCTTCTTCGCTGGCATGTCCCTGGCTTTCCTCTACATGACGGTTCTGGGCTTCGACTGCATCACCACGGGCTACGCCTACACTCAGGGCCTCAACGGCTCGGTGCTCAGCCTGCTGATGGGGGCCTCGGCCGTCTCGGGCATCTGCGGCACCGTCGCCTTCACTTGGATTCGCAAGAAATGCGGCCTGATCCGCACGGGCTTCATCTCAGGCATCGCCCAGCTCACCTGCCTTATAATGTGCGTCGTCTCCGTCTTCGCTCCCGGGAGCCCCTTCGACCTCACTGTCTCGCCCTTCAAGGACCTTTACACCCACCTGATCGGAGAGAAGACGCTGCCCGAGGCTGACCACAGCCTCACCAGCTTTCTTACCGGCGGCAACGCTACAACTACTCCTGCACCGGCTGAAgagcagccacctctgcagtccTACCTGTCTGTTAGTCTGCTGTTCGCTGGCGTCATTGCTGCTAGAATTG GTCTGTGGTCTTTTGACCTGACAGTGACGCAGCTCATCCAGGAGAATGTGATTGAGTCGGAGCGAGGTGTGATCAACGGCGTCCAGAACTCCATGAATTACCTCTTAGACCTGCTGCACTTCATCATGGTGATTCTGGCTCCTAACCCAGAGGCCTTCGGGCTGCTGGTCATCATCTCTGTCTCCTTCGTGGCCATGGGTCACATCATGTACTTTCGGTTTGCCTTCAAGAGCCTGGGCAGCCGCCTCTTCCTTTGCTTCTCgccggagcagaaggtggagACGGACAGCCCCTCACTTCCTACCACCGTCTAA